The Heptranchias perlo isolate sHepPer1 chromosome 3, sHepPer1.hap1, whole genome shotgun sequence region GATGGCACGTCAAGTccagacgagggcgaggaagcggagagtgtgcaggagcagcctgtACAGGAAATCCCGCCGCACTGCATGATGGcatggagggaatttcagagagacaGTTGAAGTTGTGAGGCGCAGCTTCCTGAGGGAGGATTCGGAGCCTCGCACGATGAGACATTCTGTCCGAACAGGGGCAAGTTCAGACGGGATCTCGCCACACTCTTGAGCCACCAATCGTTGAGCAACATCCATTCCATACAACATCCATCCATTCCATACAATACTGACACATCTTCCATTACTTTTACTGAACGCTATATGGGCAATGGGTCCACAccctctgcctgacctgctgagtgttggcGGCATTGGACGTGTCTAGATAGGAGATGTGTCAGTATTGTATGAAATGGATGTTGCTCAGTGTTTGGTTTGAAGAAATCTGGCTGGTGCAGTTATCAATTGGTTAAACACAGAAAAAGTGGATGCGGACAAAAGAGTGTACCCTACCAGGGAGAACGGTGGAGTCGCGAGGCTCTTCCTCAGAGTCACGGCTGAGTTAGGAAGAAAAACGGGAGAAACCTGGGCTCTTGATCCAAAGCCCTGCGGATGGAATTCATTCCTATTGTTGTGTGGGTAAACACAGCAGCCGTTTTGCACACAAGGTCGCACAAactgataaatgaccagtttatctttTTTTTCCTACTGTGGATTGAAGGAAGAATGTTGGATAGGACACCAGGAGTACACCCTTCTGTCCTTTTGAATAGTGCAATAGGATCCTACATCCACCCAAACCACCAGAGTAGGCAGACGTCCTCTATTTAATGTCTTACCCAGAAGGACAGAACCTCCCAGCAATGCAGTACTCTCTCAGCACTGCATTGCAAGtaacagcctagattatgcattcAAATTCTGGAGtgagaaaaagcttgcatttatgtagcacttttcacatcctcaggttgGCCTGAAGTGCTTCAGTCATTTGCACACAATGAGGTACCACAAACAGCTATAAaattaatgaccagctaatctgctttgggtgagggataactgttggctgggacacctggagaacttccttgctcttctgtGAATGATGCTTGAGATCCTtgatatccacctgaacaggcaggtggcacctctgacaatgcagtactccctcagcactgcactctaGTATCGGAATAGATtgtgtgtgttcaaatcccaagTGTGTGGCTTAAACCCACACCtgattcagagatgagagtgggaatactgagccaagctgatcacacgaacataagaaataggagcaggagtaggccacacagcccctcgagcctgctccgccattcaatcagatcatggctgatcttcgacctcaactccactttccttcccgatccccatatcccctgattcctctTGATCAATGTGTGGAATGGATATCTGAGTAGGGCAGTTGAGGCAAAAACGtggaaatcatttaagaaacagatgCTGCGGTGGAGGTTCTTTCATAAAGGATGAGCTAGAATGGGCTGATCTCTTCAGCTTGTGAATAACATGCTGGCTATATTCTAATAGGTGCTCGAAAGTGTTACAAGCTGCAATACAGCTACAGAGTTCAGATGGCATTGTAAACCATAAAAACAAAGCTTGAATATTTTATGAAGTGACTTTAACTGTAAGACCATTGCACCGTGTATTTGTCCCTTAAGGGTCTCTTACACTTTCAGTGTTAGTGCCTCGTTTATGCTATCAGGAAAAGTACAGGTATTACTCCCTGCAAAATGTTCAAAGCTGCCACAATGCGACACAAGCAGAGAAGATgggtacaatttttttttctccaattcTTTCCTGGCGTCCCTTGGTTATGTGCCTTTCATTCCCTGGCCTTTAAGGGACTTAATCCTAGGTTTGTTCCAGTATTGTCCTGTAATGAGCTGCTTGGCATATGGGAGCGGGGAAGAGAGCACTTTCCCTCCTAATAATTCCCTGTGGGGACGCACCTGGCCTCCACTCAGGACAAGGCGTACTACAACAGTAGCACCCATTGGTCCATCAGTGGTCAATTGTAATGGTCCCATGTTCCACACACTTTGTACTTCATTCGTTTCATCATGTCTAATGAAATCTCATTATCAATTGGTGAGCTGCCATTACAGGAGCTTTTGTTACCAGCAAAGATACTGCTGATGTGGGGGAAACTATTGATGTAACAATCTCTGTTTGTGAATCCgctgaatatttttttaatattggtTTGACAGGTGTGGGACAAAGGTGAAACTGGGGAGTGGCATTGCACGGCCAGCTGGAAGGTAAGGAACTGCTGCCTGTTGCTTATAAGCTGTGGAGGGATCAGTGCCTCTTACCTCAACTACGCTGTTTGCATGTTGACATGTATACCAAATTGCAACTGCTTTTTATGTGAACTTACACTGTACTCAATCTCATAGGACTCTGAATTTAGAGAAAATCAGACTCCACATTCTTCTCTCCTCCCAAATAATCATTGTTTCAGCTTAAACATCAAAAAATACTGACAACATGACTGGAGGAGTTACTGAGTTCACAGGTGAAAGATGAGCTAAAGCACCCTGTGTTAGTGATCATATCTGCTAGTGTTAACGCTCAAATGTTCAAATCAGTAAATCCTCCAACCCTGTACAATAATCTTGAAAAAcagaaatgaattttaaaaaatcaaactgCTAAAGTTAATCTTAGTTCTTTTGAGTCAATGCCAAGGTGTGCAGTTGTTCAAATATTTACCTTGTTTAAATAAAATACTGTTTCTTGTCTAGAACAGGACTCTGTATTACCGCTTAAAAGAGTTTAGGTTATTTTAGTTTTACAAGCAAGACGCTAGTACATAATAATTATAAATAAGTATTTACACTGTAGAGAATAGAGGTATATAGTGTAAAGCTTTACACATAAAAGAGGAAAGATATTTGTCTGTCTCTGATGCTGTTCTTTAACCGGAAGGTGGAGAGTGTGAGAGCAGTTATTCTCCCTCAAATCCATTTCTTTCTTAATCCCTCTATTTGCTCGTGGGAAAGGCACCCAACCTCCACATAGCAACTCCACACAGTGGCatcgttatgatctggattgtggGGGATTGCAAGTGAAAACCAACATCCTACCACTCTGGTGCAGGAATGAGAGTTCCAGGGTGCTGTGCTACCTTGTCCTGGTGGGAAGTGTCATAGTTGGGGGGGGCAGTGGAGGAAGTAAACCTTTTAATGCAAGCAATTGAACACTTGTGAAGTAGAAAGACTCCAGCTGGAAAATGCACCATGTATTGATCAAAAGAAAGAtgattaaagggaagctagataaacacacgagggagaaagaaatagaaggatatgctgatagggttagatgaagtagggagggaggaggctcgtgtggagcacaaacaccagcatggaccagttgggccgactggcctgtttcagtgctgttaattctatgattACCGTTCTAACTGAGGTGCTTACCAATAGAGCAACTCTGCTCTCTGTATCCTGATGTACGGTGTCTAATAAAAAATCTATTTTGTAGACACACAGTGGATCAGTATGGCGTGTGACATGGGCCCATCCTGAGTTTGGCCAAGTGctagcctcctgctccttcgatcgGACCGCAGCTGTGTGGGAGGAGATAGTGGGAGAGTCTAATGACAAACTGCGGGGACAGAGTCATTGGGTAAGTTTGGATCTTTTCATTTCTTGGTGATGCTGGGTTTTGGTTGGGATTGGTCTCCGACAGAATTGCAGGCTATCTATTCGTGACCTTCAGTGCTACTATGTTTGCACTGGGGCATCATGATAAATGACCGTTTTACCAAATTCCAGTCCCCCGGTCAACTAATCCACCTGAGGCAAAAATTTTCAATTTATAAAGCTCATCATATCATCTTAAGACAATGCTctattaattggcaaaagaatgattCGAGTTGAACTACAAATTTTTATGCATCTAGAAAAATGGTCAGAAATCTCTTAATTGTCAGTCAACTCTGGGTTGTAAGCTGATAGATGTATTGTGAAATGCGGTAGATGTTagctaaagaaaaaagaaagacttgcatttatatagcacctttcacgacctcaggatgtcccaaagcgttttacaaccaattaagtacttttaaaatgtagtctctgtaatgtaggaaacgtggcagccaattttcacacagcaaggtcccacaaacatgatGACAAaataatcggttttagtgatgttgtttgagggataactatttgctaagacaccggggagaactcctcagctcttcttcgaaatagtgccaggatatcttttatgtcctcctgagagggcagacgggacctgggtttaacgtctcatctgaaagacggcacttccgacagtgcagcactccctcagtactgcactgggagcgttagcctagattttgtgctcatgtctctggagtgggacttaaacccacgaccttctgactcagaggcgtgaaTGGTGTGCCTAGCCATCCTCTGTTTtatcagatttttattttttaataccCTCTTTAACCGTTCTGTAACAAATTAAGCAAAGTCCTCTCAGTGAGACAAAATATTCCCTACGTCCACGTCTTATTAAGCCAGCACTAGAAGGCTGTggctgtggtgaatgttctctttAACTAAACATTGCCGTTAGCCTCCACAATTTGGCCTACCCCTGCATTAGGGAGAGGGAATAAAGTCAGTGAGGCTTCCTCCATTTGAGCTCCTGATTGTTGTCCTTAGTTCCGTACTGGAATGTACTTGCATCAGTGTccggttcagctgtgatgcccctcacAATCCAATAACGTGCCACGTGTAAGAGCCCACATACGAGGAATGGCCGCAGATGAAGTACTGGAGAGTTTCTTTacccatggaattgtacccagGAAGAGCCAGATACTTCAGGAGAGGGAAAATGGGGAAGAATGttggaataaaacaaaaaaaacactgtcACTAGTTACGTGCACATTAACAGGCCTATAATTGCCTACATCCAAACAGGTGAAGAGGACGACGCTTGTGGACAGCAGAACCTCGGTGACAGATGTGAAATTTGCTCCTAAGCACATGGGTTTGGTTTTAGCCACATGTTCTGCAGACGGTGTTGTGCGAATATACGAGGCCCCAGATGTTATGAACCTCAGTCAGTGGTCGTTACAGCACGAGATCTCGTGCAAATTGAGCTGCAGCTGTATTTCCTGGAACCCCTCCAGGTGAGAGTGTGCACAAGCAATATGGGTACGTGCACCTAACAGCACACTTGAGAAAAATTAACTTAACCCAATTGTGGATAAAATCGCAACTACCGTAGAGGCTGTTAAATGCAGATAAAATTAATGAGGTTTCTTCAGTCACTGTATTGTGTACACCATTGCAAACCAAGAATATTACTAGGACCACTGTCCATTTAGAGAGATTTTGACCAGAAATGCATGATCACCTCTGCATCTTACATGACTGCCCCTCAGGTGGTAAGCGTCAATTAGTTTTGTCCTGCCATCAGCACCAGTTGTTTTCTACTGTATTTGACCAAGGAGTGTTCAATGGATAGCAAAAATTAAAACGTGTTACATTTCCCAGCACTAATATCTCTCActttcacagaatcttacagcacagatggtggccattcggcccatcgtgcttgtgctggctttttgaaagaggtatccaattagtcccacttccctgttctttcccatggccctgcaattttctccccttcaagtatttatccaattcccttttgaaagttactatcgaatctgcttccaccaccctttcaggcagtgcattccagatcataataacactGCGTAAAAGAAAAATTCTCGCTGGATCTTTGAGGATAAATATACAAAAAATTGTGAATTGAGATTGGAACGTCGAGCTGCTGGAACTGCACCGTACAATTCCGTGTCAGGCCAGATCATTTGAGCGTGCATTCGGCCACGGTGAAGCTCTCGCCAAGCTTTCAGCCCaaattctctcttttttttccttctgtttCCCCTgtccatttgcaaacttctttttTTTACTAATGGTAAGTGTGCCCTTCAAGCACAGCGAAGGTTATTATGGTGAGAGCGAGGCAACTTCTTTTGACACCCAACAGATTTAAttgcatcaaaagcaaaatactgcagatgctggaaatctgaaataaaaacacaaaatgctggaaatactcagccggccaggcagcatctgtggagagagaaacagagttaacatttcaggtcgatgacctatcgTCAGAATGCATGCTGTCATTGTTTGTGTATATATGGCTTAAGAATCACATGTTAAACTTTTTGTTCTAATGTTGTTTATCTTCACAGTTCCCGCTCTCACCCTCCTATGATAGCTGTGGGAAGTGACGATAGCAGCACAAACGTAGGTGGGAAAGTTCAAATTTATGAATACAATGAAAACACCAGGTAAGTTTTAAAGGAGTGCATGGAAAGTATACTTTTATTGCCAtttttctcccatcctctcctgaTGATGCTGACCCATGCTGGAATAAAGTTCCCTAAACAGTTTCTGCCCCCAAGACATTACCCAGGTGCccagtcttcatgtgtgaacccagaCAGTGAGTTGTCAGCAGGCTTTTTGAGTGTGGGAAACACCCCTACCAAGTCAGATCCTGAACCTGTCCTCAGCCCGCGTAGACACACCAGGAATTTCAGCAAGTATCAATAGATCATGTTCGGAAGCAGACACCCTGGACCCTGGCTGGGTTTTATCTCCTCCTTAACCTGGGGCTTCTGAAACCAATTGCagcattatctcactgctgtcccAACTGAGATCTGCTTAAAGCGCAGAATATTGATGAAACCGGGGACGTTTCTGGTCTCGGGTGTCCAGCTCAGGATCCCTCCACAAAGTGCATTTTTTTGCTGAACCATCAAAGGTCTTTATGGCCATTTTTAAAATAAGTTACCTCTGCCTGATCTTATTGTTCGACTGAGCCCTGGCAGGATTGTAAGAAAGGAAAAAGTCAATGAAAGGCCATCATTGAAAAATTAAATGCAGGTAACGATCCGAGATTTCTCCATGCGGTCAATTCCCTGATTTCTCTTTTTGAAATAGAGTTAAAACTGTAACATTGTGGCAGGTATTTGACTTTAGTTTAAAGAACAAATTATTTTCAATAAAATCCCTTGAGCAAGATGTAGTTTGTCTATAGAAAGTACAAGTGGTGCTGATGTGCAATGATACAATATATACATAAAATTAATATCTTTCCCTCAGCCCCCTTCCAGAAGCTATAGCTGTCAAATGATGCTAAGATGTGGCACCCATCTCATTTTAGGTTGTAGAACGACTATAATGGAACTTGAAACACTAGTTTAGAAACAGTGGACCATTCCCTGATAACTATACAATTATAACTTTTATTCTGTGGGTGCGACCGATACCACATTCCTCGGCAGCAGTGTTAAATAATGAGCATGAAAATGAAAAGAGTAACTGCAGTTCATCCCAGTTTTGTAATCTGCAGGTCTATAGAATGCATTCAGTGTCTCTAAAGCAATTACTTTAGTCTACTGAGGCACATTTTTGTCACTGTCTTGTTCTAGTTGTCCTCCCGCTCGTGAAGGAACtcttcgtagaatcatagaaagttatggcacagaaggaggccattcggcccatcgtgtccatgccagccgagaaagagctatccagcttaatcccactttccagctcttgctccatagccctgtaggttgtgaCACTTCAagcgctcatccaagtacttttgtgcctctaccaccctttcaggcaccctctgggtgaaaaaatttctcctccgctccagtctaatccttctaccaattactttaaatttatgccccgtggtcactgacccctctgctaagggaaataggtcctccctatccattctatctagtcccatcataattttatattcctcaattaaatctcccgccagcctatccaatcttttctcatagctaaaattctccagttctggcaacatccttgtaaatctcctctgtaccctctctagtgcaagcacatctttcctgtaatgtggtgaccagaactgtatgcagtactcaagctgtgacctaaccaatgttttatacagttccagcataacctccctgctcttatattctaagcattggctaataaaggaaagtatcccatatgcctttttaaccaactgttccgctaccttcagggatctgtggacatgcactccaatgtccctctgttcctctacacctctcagtatcctcccatttattgtgtactcccttgccttgtttgccctccccaaatgcattacctcacacttctctggattgaattccatttgcccacttgaccagtccattgatatcttcctgcagtctgctgctttcctcctcactatcaaccacacggccaatttttgtatcatctgcaaacttgatcaagcccctcacattcaagtccaaatcattaataaatactacaaaaagcaagggacctagtactgagccttccagttgcaaaaacacccgtcaatcgttagcctttgcttcctgccactgagtcaattttggatccaactagccactttcccttggatcccataggcttttacttttttgaccactcttccatgtgggaccttgtcaaaagccttgctaaaatccatgtgcttTACATCAAACGCTTATGACATGCAGCTGCATTTTCAGTTTGAGGGTTGAAGTAAAAAGAAAATGAGCAAAGAAGAATAAATTATATGAATTCTGATTTTGATATTTGTGTTTTGTTTTTAGGAAGTATGCAAAGGCGGAAACCCTAATTACAGTTACCGATCCTGTGCACGATATTGCATTTGCACCAAACCTGGGACGATCTTTCCATATTCTTGCAGTAGCAAATAAAGATGTTCGAATTTTCACACTAAAACCCTTAAGGTGGGAATTACTTCAGTCATGATTTCTGATTTATCTAACATCCCCAAAGCAATTTAATATTTAAGCTATGAGATAGAAAGAATttgaatttatacagcatcttacaTCTCAGGGAATTCCAAAGTACCTCACATACAATAATTTTgaattgtaatcactgttgttttgtaggagtAGATATTTTGCGAATAGCAAATAGTAGTGATAACTAGTTGTTCAATATTTTTTGAATGATGTGTTGGTTGAGACAAGAATGTTGGCCtgaactcactgctcttcttcaaatagtgccatgggatctttatcgTCCACctgaatgtctcatccaaaggttgGCACTTCCAACATTGAGCACTCCTTcaaaaataagaaagaaagaatttgcaattatatagcatctttcacaacctcagaatgtcccaaagcactttactactactactactaccacaacaacaacaacttgcatttatatagcacctttaacgtagtaaaacgtcccaaggtgcttcacaggagcgtaatcagacaaaaattgacaccaagccaaagaaggagacattaggacagaagtaggttttgagaagggtcttaaaggcggagagagaggcaaagaggtttaaggagggaattccagagcttggggcctagacggctgaaggcacagcccccAATGATTGAGCGAAGGAAGCGCAGGATGCaccagagaccagagttggaagaatgtaGAGtttcgtagggctggaggaggttacagagatagggacgggcgaagccatggagggattttaacactaggatgagaattttaaaaccgaggcgttaccgaaccaggagccaatgtggctcaacgagcacagggttgatgggtgaacgggacatggtgcgatttaggatacggacagcagagttttggatgagctcaagtttatgtagggtggaagatgggaggccggcctggagagcattgggatagtcaagtctggaggtaacaaaagcatggatgagtgtttctgcagcagatgagctgaggcagggatggagacgggcgatattacggaggtgtaagtaggcggtctttatgatggagaggatatggagtcggaagctgaattccgggtcaaataggacaccaaggttgcgaacagtctggttcagcctgagacagtggccagcgaGGGGATGGAATAAATGACAAGGgatcggagtttgtggcgggggctgaagacaaaTGGTCTGCCAAatgcttacagccaatgaagtattttagaaatacagtcactgtaggaaacacggcaaccaatttgcacacacaaggtcccactaacagtaatgaggtgatgaccggataatctgtttcagtgatgttgattgagggataaatattggccaggactcctcttcaaatagtgctatgggatcttttacgtccacctgagagggcagacagggcctcgctttaacatctcatctgaaagatggcacccgcgacagtgcagcactccctcagtactgcactgaagtgccagcatagattgtgtgctcaagtctctggagtgggacttgaaaccacaaccttctgacttggagacgAGAGGCTACCAAGGAGCCACTTAACTCTGATGACTATCTGACTACAAGGCAGGAGTGCCAAGAACTGAGCTAAGCTGATTAGCACTTTATCTGAGCATGTGAACAATGTTTAAAAACTTTCTCCCAGAAGTAAAATATCCTGTGAATGTAAAATTGTACTAATAAATTTTTCTATTTTGTCTATTAATTTAATGTATGTCTAAACGTAATCATTATTTTACGATGCCAGTTGAGTTGTACCTCTCCCTGTTACAACTGTTCATAATTGTAAGACAGCGATTCCAGCAATTAGGACAGGAAGCAATAAcaattaaaaataacatttacaAATGTTTTTGTTAGTTTTATTAACAAAAGAACGAA contains the following coding sequences:
- the seh1l gene encoding nucleoporin SEH1 isoform X1, producing the protein MFVARSIAADHKDLIHDVSFDFHGRRMATCSSDQSVKVWDKGETGEWHCTASWKTHSGSVWRVTWAHPEFGQVLASCSFDRTAAVWEEIVGESNDKLRGQSHWVKRTTLVDSRTSVTDVKFAPKHMGLVLATCSADGVVRIYEAPDVMNLSQWSLQHEISCKLSCSCISWNPSSSRSHPPMIAVGSDDSSTNVGGKVQIYEYNENTRKYAKAETLITVTDPVHDIAFAPNLGRSFHILAVANKDVRIFTLKPLRKELSGSGGPTKFEIQTVAQFDNHNSQVWRVSWNITGTVLASSGDDGCVRLWKANYMDNWKCTGVLKGDGSPVNGGLSQQALGILNSSSASNTSLLNTFNGTSAGGRYFFPPSDHARAGSRWSSYAHLLLPPPPLPPPPPMAEQSCDADTTHLQYRNPHSRYSSRTLNSLSENEGVQ
- the seh1l gene encoding nucleoporin SEH1 isoform X2, which gives rise to MFVARSIAADHKDLIHDVSFDFHGRRMATCSSDQSVKVWDKGETGEWHCTASWKTHSGSVWRVTWAHPEFGQVLASCSFDRTAAVWEEIVGESNDKLRGQSHWVKRTTLVDSRTSVTDVKFAPKHMGLVLATCSADGVVRIYEAPDVMNLSQWSLQHEISCKLSCSCISWNPSSSRSHPPMIAVGSDDSSTNVGGKVQIYEYNENTRKYAKAETLITVTDPVHDIAFAPNLGRSFHILAVANKDVRIFTLKPLRKELSGSGGPTKFEIQTVAQFDNHNSQVWRVSWNITGTVLASSGDDGCVRLWKANYMDNWKCTGVLKGDGSPVNGGLSQQALGILNSSSASNTSLLNTFNGTSAGGRKP